Proteins from a genomic interval of Cyclopterus lumpus isolate fCycLum1 chromosome 18, fCycLum1.pri, whole genome shotgun sequence:
- the LOC117747844 gene encoding ATP-sensitive inward rectifier potassium channel 10-like — protein MEVKTLTGAFLFSLESQTTIGYGFRCITEECPGAIMLLIFQLVITMVMEIFITGTFLAKVARPKKRGETVKFSQHAVVSNHEGRPCLMIRVANMRKSLLLGCQVTGKLLQTSLTKEGETVRLDQRNVPFQVDTSSDSPFLIIPLTFYHTIDENSPLRAWAAKGGGWTDPDLADFELLVIMSATVEPTSATCQVRTSYLPDEILWGYEFPPVVSLSPSGKYVADFTFFDKVAKTKTPPHFKQALPPSPPSQASRHHRGKEAGTDQEKMRLEENYRGEENGREKGVKGEKGCVRDSSPRSVRISNV, from the exons ATGGAGGTGAAGACCTTGACGGGagccttcctcttctctctggagTCTCAGACCACAATTGGATACGGTTTCCGGTGCATCACCGAGGAGTGTCCTGGCGCCATCATGCTGCTCATCTTTCAGCTGGTCATCACCATGGTGATGGAGATCTTCATCACCGGCACTTTCCTTGCGAAG GTCGCCCGTCCCAAGAAGAGAGGCGAGACAGTGAAGTTTAGTCAACACGCTGTTGTTTCAAATCACGAGGGTCGGCCCTGCCTCATGATCCGAGTGGCCAACATGCGCAAAAGCCTGCTGTTGGGATGCCAG GTGACGGGGAAGTTGCTTCAGACGTCGCTGACCAAGGAGGGCGAGACGGTGCGGCTGGACCAGCGCAATGTGCCTTTCCAGGTGGACACGTCCAGCGACAGCCCCTTCCTCATCATCCCCCTGACTTTCTACCACACCATCGACGAGAACAGCCCCCTCAGGGCCTGGGCGGCGAAAG GTGGCGGCTGGACGGACCCGGACCTGGCTGACTTTGAGCTGCTCGTGATCATGAGCGCCACGGTGGAGCCGACCTCCGCTACCTGTCAGGTCCGGACGTCCTACCTCCCGGACGAGATCCTCTGGGGCTACGAGTTCCCCCCCGTCGTCTCCCTGTCTCCATCGGGGAAATACGTGGCCGACTTCACCTTCTTCGACAAAGTGGCCAAAACCAAAACGCCGCCGCACTTCAAGCAGGCCTTGCCGCCGAGCCCGCCGTCGCAGGCGTCCCGCCACCACAGAGGCAAGGAGGCCGGGACGGACCAGGAGAAGATGCGACTGGAGGAGAACTACAGGGGGGAAGAGAACGGGCGAGAAAAGGGAGTAAAGGGAGAAAAGGGGTGCGTCCGAGATAGCAGCCCACGCAGTGTGCGTATAAGTAACGTGTGA
- the LOC117748127 gene encoding ATP-sensitive inward rectifier potassium channel 10-like, with protein sequence MTSATPPSSEGCSPQKVCHSQTQTDITKPLLGSPGGTGGAGGGTGPGGPSALRRRRRVLSKDGRSNVRIEHVSGRGALYLRDLWTTFLDMQWRYKFFLFSATFAGTWFAFGVLWYLVALVHGDLQV encoded by the exons ATGACCTCAGCCACTCCCCCGTCCTCTGAAGGCTGCTCTCCTCAGAAAGTATGCCACTCCCAGACGCAGACGGACATCACCAAGCCCCTGCTGGGCTCCCCAGGAGGGACCggaggtgctggaggaggaaCCGGACCCGGAGGGCCCAGCGCTCTGCGGAGGAGGCGCCGCGTCCTCTCGAAAGACGGGAGAAGTAACGTACGCATCGAGCACGTAAGCGGGCGAGGGGCTCTGTACCTCCGCGACCTCTGGACGACCTTCCTGGACATGCAGTGGCGCTACaagttcttcctcttctccgcCACCTTCGCTGGGACCTGGTTCGCGTTCGGGGTGCTTTGGTACCTGGTTGCATTGGTGCATGGAGACCTCCAGG TTTGA
- the LOC117747833 gene encoding uncharacterized protein LOC117747833 isoform X1 → MRMGLTLVCVPGLFLMNILLYCGHAQDIWLSTDPNRSTFFTGESFTFTCDVRTGEETDWYYSFRRNGVNFLFYSTDKKIRSPPVTPGFTGEYQCYANHKRSPAVFIESNKVSLTATDKPKPVLTVSPLWPSPGDSVTLTCRVEHPSAGWMFFWYQAVPKLESYSYELLPGSSTGTEEDSFIVHGQTHTAGYVCRAGRGDPLFYSSYSEPQFIWSGDFHPAASLTVRPPRMQFFSKESLSLSCEGNSTEWRVRRFIKYLTYCSSWGTMTGSTCSINSIGISGVYWCESETGQFSNAANITVQSGDVILVSSVRPVTEGHSVTLSCRLRTEKVLYNVDFYKNEKLISNDASGELFISEVTKSDEGFYKCEGRDSPQGFRSLTSPKSWLSVKSATTSSPVPVLLIVGLVCGVSLIILLLLVLYCYRKSKDSRLVRSQSTNQSPATDHVTNQVETQNNAYASLIHGKNNEAEESAVYSDVKMSSAADDNVMYAQVYPHNKDKRDERRSRSAEADETVYSEIKPGTSRGNNAVIIKQFVLHIVNSPVE, encoded by the exons atgaggatgggACTCACTTTAGTTTGTGTGCCGGGGCTTTTCT TGATGAATATTCTCCTCTACTGTGGACACGCTCAAG ATATTTGGCTGTCCACTGATCCAAACAGGTCCACTTTCTTTACTGGAGAGTCTTTTACCTTCACATGTGACGTGAGGACAGGAGAAGAGACTGACTGGTATTACTCATTCAGGAGGAATGGCGTTAATTTTCTCTTCTACAGCACAGACAAGAAAATTAGATCACCACCTGTAACTCCAGGCTTCACTGGGGAATATCAGTGTTATGCAAATCACAAGAGATCACCAGCTGTTTTCATAGAAAGTAATAAAGTGTCTCTAACTGCAACAG ATAAACCCAAGCCGGTCCTCACTGTGTCTCCATTGTGGCCGAGTCCTGGAGACTCAGTGACTCTGACCTGCAGGGTTGAACATCCATCTGCAGGATGGATGTTCTTCTGGTACCAGGCTGTTCCCAAACTGGAGTCCTACAGCTATGAGCTGCTACCTGGTAGCTCCACTGGGACTGAAGAGGACTCCTTCATTGTTCatggacagacgcacacagcAGGATATGTGTGcagagctggaagaggagaTCCATTGTTCTACTCTTCGTATAGTGAACCTCAGTTCATCTGGTCTGGAG ATTTCCATCCAGCAGCGTCTCTCACAGTGAGACCTCCCAGAATGCAGTTCTTCAGCAAAGAGTCACTGTCACTGAGCTGTGAGGGAAACTCTACTGAGTGGAGAGTGAGAAGGTTTATTAAATACCTGACATATTGTTCTTCTTGGGGAACCATGACTGGATCTACATGCAGCATCAACTCTATTGGGATTAGTGGAGTGTACTGGTGTGAGTCTGAAACAGGACAGTTCAGCAATGCAGCCAACATCACTGTACAGA GCGGTGATGTCATCCTGGTGAGCTCTGTCCGTCCTGTGACTGAGGGACATTCTGTCACTCTCAGCTGCAGGTTGAGGACAGAAAAGGTTCTTTATAACGTGGATttctataaaaatgaaaaactcaTCTCAAATGATGCCAGCGGGGAGCTGTTTATCTCTGAAGTTACAAAGTCAGATGAAGGTTTTTATAAATGTGAAGGAAGAGATTCACCACAAGGTTTCAGGAGTTTGACGTCACCAAAGAGTTGGTTGTCAGTTAAAT CTGCAACAACAAGCTCTCCAGTTCCCGTGCTGTTGATTGTTGGTCTGGTTTGTGGAGTTTCACTGattattctgctgctgctggttctgtaTTGCTACAGAAAGTCAAAAG ATTCACGCCTCGTGAG GTCTCAGAGCACCAATCAGAGCCCAGCTACAGACCACGTGACCAACCAGGTTGAAACTCAAAACAATGCATATGCCTCTCTTATCCATG GGAAGAATAATGAAGCAGAAGAGAGCGCCGTTTACTCGGACGTGAAGATGTCTTCAGCTGCAG aCGACAATGTGATGTACGCCCAGGTTTACCCTCACAATAAAGACAAGAGAGATGAAC GGAGATCAAGATCTGCAGAAGCGGATGAAACTGTTTATTCTGAAATCAAACCAGGAACATCTCGTGGTAATAATGCAGTGATAATTAAACAATTTGTTTTACATATAGTCAATAGTCCAGTAGAGTAA
- the LOC117747836 gene encoding SLAM family member 9-like, with translation MTSASRTSSGLKMLLLLSCWMIAGITAKDAPTTRFGLKNSSICLQVKNSPPYHQLMWLFNEQAIVFDQKIIPKYKDKVTYDLEDHSLCINKLAENDSGIYKLVFLGAEYKTLKEFSRLIVEETVPRPVMRMSGLHSNLSDASCNVTVNCSIGDEWVWSACDAEGCATSRRSLRKVNISVFTEDGSVVCRGDNNVSTSRASEGTEATCLRKPDPEHQETSGPPDVIAIVIIIVACVSLCAFAVCVAKRLFPTQHHQRQGETPAARITRSRPVEAKSQSVSGVSTSSSSSSSSSSSEAEACCEHVGASQPCQTISQTISQTSSPREESGSINTVYSVLSIVTSSLGKDPERHKTTQETKTSQHATLDEEEDINTLYSVLQIPQKSQHHQ, from the exons ATGACTAGTGCCTCGAGAACTTCCAGTGGATTGAAGATGCTGCTTCTTCTGAGCTGTTGGATGATTGCAG GGATTACAGCAAAGGACGCTCCGACGACGCGCTTCGGCTTGAAAAACAGTTCCATATGTCTACAAGTTAAAAACTCACCACCATATCATCAACTTATGTGGCTTTTTAATGAGCAAGCTATTGTTTTTGATCAAAAAATAATACCCAAGTACAAAGACAAAGTGACGTATGATCTAGAAGACCACTCGTTGTGCATCAACAAACTTGCTGAGAACGACAGTGGCATCTATAAATTGGTTTTCTTAGGTGCtgaatacaaaacattaaaggAGTTCTCCAGACTCATTGTTGAAG AAACTGTTCCCAGACCTGTCATGAGGATGTCAGGACTGCACTCCAACCTGTCTGACGCATCGTGCAACGTCACGGTCAACTGCTCCATCGGGGACGAGTGggtgtggtctgcctgtgacgCGGAGGGTTGCGCAACATCTCGGAGATCCCTCCGGAAGGTCAACATCAGCGTATTCACCGAGGACGGCTCCGTCGTCTGCAGGGGCGACAACAACGTCAGCACAAGCCGTGCGTCCGAAGGCACCGAGGCCACGT GCCTCAGAAAACCTGATCCTGAACACCAAGAGACGTCGGGGCCCCCCGATGTTATCgccatagtaataataattgtggCGTGTGTGTCCCTCTGTGCCTTTGCTGTCTGTGTGGCAAAGAGGCTCTTTCCCACACAGCATCATCAGCGTCAG GGGGAAACACCTGCTGCTCGGATCACACGAAGCCGGCCGGTGGAGGCAAAGTCCCAATCGGTGTCGggggtctccacctcctcctcctcctcctcttcctcctcctccagtgaagCCGAGGCCTGTTGTGAACACGTGGGAGCCTCACAGCCCTGCCAGACCATCAGCCAGACCATCAGCCAGACCAGCAGCCCCAGAGAGGAGTCGGGGTCCATCAACACGGTCTACAGCGTTTTATCCATTGTGACTTCCTCTCTGGGCAAAGATCCAGAACGACACAAGACGACACAAGAGACAAAGACTTCCCAGCATGCCACcctggacgaggaggaggacattaACACTCTGTACAGTGTGTTGCAAATCCCCCAAAAGTCACAGCACCACCAGTAG
- the LOC117747833 gene encoding uncharacterized protein LOC117747833 isoform X2 has protein sequence MRMGLTLVCVPGLFLMNILLYCGHAQDIWLSTDPNRSTFFTGESFTFTCDVRTGEETDWYYSFRRNGVNFLFYSTDKKIRSPPVTPGFTGEYQCYANHKRSPAVFIESNKVSLTATDKPKPVLTVSPLWPSPGDSVTLTCRVEHPSAGWMFFWYQAVPKLESYSYELLPGSSTGTEEDSFIVHGQTHTAGYVCRAGRGDPLFYSSYSEPQFIWSGDFHPAASLTVRPPRMQFFSKESLSLSCEGNSTEWRVRRFIKYLTYCSSWGTMTGSTCSINSIGISGVYWCESETGQFSNAANITVQSGDVILVSSVRPVTEGHSVTLSCRLRTEKVLYNVDFYKNEKLISNDASGELFISEVTKSDEGFYKCEGRDSPQGFRSLTSPKSWLSVKSATTSSPVPVLLIVGLVCGVSLIILLLLVLYCYRKSKDSRLVRSQSTNQSPATDHVTNQVETQNNAYASLIHGKNNEAEESAVYSDVKMSSAADDNVMYAQVYPHNKDKRDERRSRSAEADETVYSEIKPGTSRDQ, from the exons atgaggatgggACTCACTTTAGTTTGTGTGCCGGGGCTTTTCT TGATGAATATTCTCCTCTACTGTGGACACGCTCAAG ATATTTGGCTGTCCACTGATCCAAACAGGTCCACTTTCTTTACTGGAGAGTCTTTTACCTTCACATGTGACGTGAGGACAGGAGAAGAGACTGACTGGTATTACTCATTCAGGAGGAATGGCGTTAATTTTCTCTTCTACAGCACAGACAAGAAAATTAGATCACCACCTGTAACTCCAGGCTTCACTGGGGAATATCAGTGTTATGCAAATCACAAGAGATCACCAGCTGTTTTCATAGAAAGTAATAAAGTGTCTCTAACTGCAACAG ATAAACCCAAGCCGGTCCTCACTGTGTCTCCATTGTGGCCGAGTCCTGGAGACTCAGTGACTCTGACCTGCAGGGTTGAACATCCATCTGCAGGATGGATGTTCTTCTGGTACCAGGCTGTTCCCAAACTGGAGTCCTACAGCTATGAGCTGCTACCTGGTAGCTCCACTGGGACTGAAGAGGACTCCTTCATTGTTCatggacagacgcacacagcAGGATATGTGTGcagagctggaagaggagaTCCATTGTTCTACTCTTCGTATAGTGAACCTCAGTTCATCTGGTCTGGAG ATTTCCATCCAGCAGCGTCTCTCACAGTGAGACCTCCCAGAATGCAGTTCTTCAGCAAAGAGTCACTGTCACTGAGCTGTGAGGGAAACTCTACTGAGTGGAGAGTGAGAAGGTTTATTAAATACCTGACATATTGTTCTTCTTGGGGAACCATGACTGGATCTACATGCAGCATCAACTCTATTGGGATTAGTGGAGTGTACTGGTGTGAGTCTGAAACAGGACAGTTCAGCAATGCAGCCAACATCACTGTACAGA GCGGTGATGTCATCCTGGTGAGCTCTGTCCGTCCTGTGACTGAGGGACATTCTGTCACTCTCAGCTGCAGGTTGAGGACAGAAAAGGTTCTTTATAACGTGGATttctataaaaatgaaaaactcaTCTCAAATGATGCCAGCGGGGAGCTGTTTATCTCTGAAGTTACAAAGTCAGATGAAGGTTTTTATAAATGTGAAGGAAGAGATTCACCACAAGGTTTCAGGAGTTTGACGTCACCAAAGAGTTGGTTGTCAGTTAAAT CTGCAACAACAAGCTCTCCAGTTCCCGTGCTGTTGATTGTTGGTCTGGTTTGTGGAGTTTCACTGattattctgctgctgctggttctgtaTTGCTACAGAAAGTCAAAAG ATTCACGCCTCGTGAG GTCTCAGAGCACCAATCAGAGCCCAGCTACAGACCACGTGACCAACCAGGTTGAAACTCAAAACAATGCATATGCCTCTCTTATCCATG GGAAGAATAATGAAGCAGAAGAGAGCGCCGTTTACTCGGACGTGAAGATGTCTTCAGCTGCAG aCGACAATGTGATGTACGCCCAGGTTTACCCTCACAATAAAGACAAGAGAGATGAAC GGAGATCAAGATCTGCAGAAGCGGATGAAACTGTTTATTCTGAAATCAAACCAGGAACATCTCGTG ATCAATAa